The genomic interval TTAAGGAGAGCACTGGTGATGCTGGTGGTGAAGCACCTGTGGAAGGGCCTAGAGGTCCAACAGCGGAATGTGCCGATGGGCCGTCGTCGGTGCGTATGCCCAGGATGCAGCTCGCCCTTCCTGAGGCAATATCGCGACCTGTGTCTATAGTGCACAGGCTTGACATTGGAACCAGCGGCGCACTCGTGGCTGCAAAgactgctgctgcagcagaaAATCTGAAGCTTCAGtgggcagagaggaaagtcCTCAAGGGGTACATCGGACTCTGCACCCCAGAGATCCACTCGCTCCACGAGGTTGACGCCCCGCTCCGAAGGCACCCAACGCAGAGGGGGAGAATGGAAGCTTTGAGTAACGAAAGCAGATCCAGTTTCCATGATGTGTGCGACGAAACCGCACAAAAAGATCACTCTAGTTATCGCATTGGTGCGAAACCTGGGGTCTCTGTGTTTGCTCCGCTTGGAGGCAATGGCGCGTATGGCATGTTTGCAGCACTGGCTCTGACAGGAAGAACCCACCAGATCCGAGCACACCTCGAATACATTGGCCACCCTCTCCTGGGAGATCTAGTTTATGGAAACCAAACAGTTAACGAGGAACTGCGGAGGTTCGTAAAGAATGTTGTTGTCAACCCACGCCATCACAGGGAAGAGGCTGCTACAAGGatgacgagaaaagaagtaCAGGTTTCGTGCTGCGACGCAGGGCCGGATGTGTTGGCGCCCGCGGGAAATGTCAAAGTGCACATGCGACCCTTCTTACACGCTTATTTTCTACGCTTTGCCCACCCTCGCACTGGCGCAGCGGTCAATATTAAAGCTCTGCCGCCTGCTGACATCTGCCAAATCGCAGGGAAGATAGGTGTAGATTGGGAATTGAGGGCAGATGCTGCCTTCGAAAGAATTCATTTGAACGGATTTTAGTATCTGGAAGACTGGATGAACTTCTAAGGTTTTTGGAGGCCGCTGCTCCTGAATACCTGGCTTCTCTGGCGAACGCTCCTGCCACGGCGGGCTGCCTTGTCAGTGGTATTATGTAGTCATCTTCAGTAAAGTTCCTGTGGGAAACAGCATTCCTCAGTTTGTAGGCGCCTATAGGTTGAAAACGAAGGTAGGGGGTACGGCAGTGTTTTTCATTCGAAAGAGGCTTCGATACAGGTTGAATGTCTTCGTTCACGTCTTGAGCAGTGTTCAGTGAGATTGCACCGTGTGGGCTTTGGACGCTGGAGCTATTGCAGCGAGATTTCGGTAAGTTGTGTGAGCATTGCTCATGGCATTTTCCCTGGAGATCAGCTAGCTATAGAGAGCAAAACCTTCCTAGATTCGGCCACTGTCTACGCAGGGGGTGCGTCCCCCGTCTACTTGTAGAGTCCTTTCGGCGGGAGCGTTGTTCCGTATAGCCGAGCCTATCATCCTGAGCAAGGAACTCTGGAGGCTCAACATACGATGTTGCTCGCACGAGGCATGACTCTACAAAATGGTACTTTGTAGATTTGCTGCTCTGTCGGCAAAAAGCAATGAATTCGAAAGCGGCACTGCGGAGAAAGATTGGTCGTGAGGTGTCCATACACCGAAGCTTAGTAACATAGCTGGGCACTTTATTGAAGAGCCGGCGGATGGTTCCCTTCGTCGAGCACTGCTCTCTCTCAGACACAACTAGAGATTTatgagaagacaaagacacaatgcatatatttattcCGCCATTTCGGAAAAGGTCTCGCTCGCCACCTGATAACCCTGCCATCTCTGCATCTGATGGCAacacgagagaaactgcCTCTTCAACTGCATTCGTCAAAGATGATACGAATAGAATGTCTATCATGCCCCACGCAATGCAACCTTCTGCGATGCACGACAAGCGGCGAGCAACGGAGACTACTGTACCGTTCGCCGGTGCGTTGTCCAGTGTCGCTGGGTCGACagtcgccttcctcggagACTTTCTAGGCTACGAGGTACTATATACAAAACGTTCTatgaagaaacgcaaaaagTACAAGTCAGCTCCTGCTTCCTGTCGTTCGTGACTTCTTGGGGAAAATATCGTCTTTTTGGAATTCACAGCGATGGTGTCCTCCTGGTAAAGGAGGGGAGTATAGCCTTGCTGGATGATGCCGTAAGAGTGTCTCCATAAAATGAGAGCTCTTCTGCAAAACATTCTAACTTTCAGGGTGCGGTTGTGGCTAAGTCAACTAGCAGATGTGGTTGGTCCACAGAAAAGGGTCCCGGATCTACTCTTGGTAAGCACCAACCAGCGCGCGGCTAAGCGCTTTGCAAGATGAGATATCTTGTAGTTCTGGGAAACTTTGAAGTGGAAATATGTGAGCAAATCATGGAAGAGGAATACTCGTCTGGGCGTCATTTCATGTGAGTGGTACATGGGTTGCGGTAGGCGCATAAAGGTGCTTAACTTCATCTGCAGTGGCAACTGTTCATCAGCATGTGCATCAATACTGGGGACATCTGCCAATCCTCTGAGGCAGGTCCAGGCTCCTATGGAGTCCAATGTGCTCTTCCAGCAAGCTGCAACAACATCCGCGGAAAAAGCCTGTCCGCACGGAGGTAACTACAGAGAATGAGTGCAGCACTGTTAGATGAACAAAGTTTAGTCGAGCAGCGTTCGAGATCGCCGTCTCTGAAACTGCTACTGGCGAGCGTCACCCAATATGGATTGACGCATTCCTGAACAAACACCTGAGGCCGCACCAACGGGAGGGAATATCTTGGATGTATAACCAACTTCTCGAGGGTGGTGGCTGCATACTAGCGGACACAATGGGTTTAGGGAAAACACTTCAGGCGATAAGCCTGGTGTGGGTTGCCGTTTCTCAACCTGCAGGACTGCGGCCACTTGCATCCAAATGCTGCGTTGTCTGTCCCGCCAGCTTGGTCGGCAATTGGACACATGGTAAGTGTGCCATCCGACATCTCAGCAATACCACCACACATGCGCTCGTCAGAGGTCAAAAAGTGGCTAGGAAACAGGCTTACGTTTGTCGTCGCATCAGGCGATGGCAAAGGTACGAAAGCGGTTCTGCAGCAATTCGCCTCCGTGAGCATCTGTAAACTGGTGATCGTTTCATACGACCAGCTGAGGTGAGCCCGAGGACAGACGTCTCAATGTGGGACCACATGTAAAAACAGCTTTCCGCCAGGAAGCTCTGTGGGACTATCACATCTTCTCTTGACATTCTCATATGCGACGAGGGACACAGATTGAAGTCATCCAAGTCTCAAACAGCGCTCCATCTGCAAAAGATCCGTTGTAAACATAGGCTTATTCTATCAGGTAGGAATCACCGTGTGTTTTGGTGCCTGAAATAGCTTAACCTTATAAAACAGGGACTCCACTCCAAAACGACATGGTACGGTTGACCCAGGGCTGACTGTCTATTCTTGTGCATGACTCATTCCGCTCAAGGATGAGCTGCACGCTTGCTGCTCATTCGTTCGTCCGAGCGCCATGCCAAACAACAGGATCTTTGCGAAGGTTTTCAAAGAGCCTATTCTCAGAGCTGGTCTACCGTATGCTACCATGGCAGAGAAACAACTGGGTAAAACTCTCTAGGTTTCGCACGTATAGTCGTAAACCATGGCTCAGACTTCAGGTGAAAAAAGGGCTGAAGAACTCACGTCTCTAATGGTGAACCAGATATGCTAGCAGATGACAAACATCATAGAAGTCGCACAGTCTCGATTCATGTTAAGGAGGACCGAAGAGGTCCTGAAATCCTTTGGTGAGCTGTTCTGCTAGGGAGATCTCGAGTTATTGAGTGATTCGCGGATAAAAACAGTGCCACCAAAGAAAACAGTTGCTATCTACTTGAATCTCTCTAACCAGCAAAGATTCGCATACGACACTGTCTGCAAGTTTACTTTGACACGTGGTCGAAAAGACAGCGCGTTCATCCTAGCAGCGTTGTCTGCTCTACGGTACTCAAA from Toxoplasma gondii ME49 chromosome VIIa, whole genome shotgun sequence carries:
- a CDS encoding SNF2 family N-terminal domain-containing protein (encoded by transcript TGME49_205402) gives rise to the protein MHIFIPPFRKRSRSPPDNPAISASDGNTRETASSTAFVKDDTNRMSIMPHAMQPSAMHDKRRATETTVPFAGALSSVAGSTVAFLGDFLGYEVLYTKRSMKKRKKYNDGVLLVKEGSIALLDDAGAVVAKSTSRCGWSTEKGPGSTLVLGNFEVEICEQIMEEEYSSGRHFIGNCSSACASILGTSANPLRQVQAPMESNVLFQQAATTSAEKACPHGAFEIAVSETATGERHPIWIDAFLNKHLRPHQREGISWMYNQLLEGGGCILADTMGLGKTLQAISLVWVAVSQPAGLRPLASKCCVVCPASLVGNWTHEVKKWLGNRLTFVVASGDGKGTKAVLQQFASVSICKLVIVSYDQLRKLCGTITSSLDILICDEGHRLKSSKSQTALHLQKIRCKHRLILSGTPLQNDMDELHACCSFVRPSAMPNNRIFAKVFKEPILRAGLPYATMAEKQLGEKRAEELTSLMSRFMLRRTEEVLKSFGELFC